In Sparus aurata chromosome 3, fSpaAur1.1, whole genome shotgun sequence, the following are encoded in one genomic region:
- the klhl43 gene encoding kelch-like protein 31: protein MAPKKKASRQKKPAVETVTQEAVETPMVPMKVESRGDGVVVMESGVRKIEQMAALDIAQLNSLNLPLPPPVIKPGERGLGLGSELTRPLHGNALLEELSKMRQEKFLTDLELACKTKAFDVHKLVISSVSQYFREILAKDPGMKRLELPSLSPLGLANVITFAYLGRVHMSLYTIGCTASAAATLQIPQLLKMCMDFLLAELNVQTCVYIWNSAAAYGLLPVCDAARRFVLENFVQFADTPLFTQLTMEQISAFLQDDTLLLPSEVTAFQLAMKWLDFDASRQAHAAELLSLIRFETIPASELVSQIQPVPRMMMDPQCHRLLVDAMNYHLLPYQQNTLQSRRTQVRASQQTLLTIGGRPSLTERALSREVLWRDPREGGASWRHLTQLPAKSFNQCVAVMDGFLYVAGGEDQNDARNQAKHAVSTLSRYDPRFNTWLHLASMRQRRTHFSLAASGGRLFAIGGRNVEGLLATTESYLPSSNTWQMRAPMEVPRCCHSSATLPSGDILVTGGYINCAYSRSVACYKVETDTWIESTSLDTPRGWHCSATLGGKVYVVGGSQLGPRGERVDVRSVEVFCPESGTWSRAAPLPLGVSTAGLSPLGDKLFLLGGWNEAEKRYKAAVQKYDPAKDSWSMAEDLPEPTVGVSCCTLTLPPRHAPRRQQHRNTPAHEDQQQKNRSRESSAAPSQIITA from the exons ATGGCCCCCAAGAAGAAGGCCTCCCGTCAGAAGAAGCCCGCCGTGGAAACCGTCACTCAGGAGGCCGTCGAGACCCCCATGGTCCCGATGAAGGTGGAGAGCCGCGGTGACGGTGTGGTGGTGATGGAGAGCGGGGTGAGGAAGATCGAGCAGATGGCGGCACTGGACATCGCTCAGCTGAACAGCCTCAACctgccgctgccgccgccggTCATCAAGCCCGGGGAGAGAGGCCTCGGCCTGGGCAGCGAGCTGACGCGACCCCTGCATGGAAACGctctgctggaggagctcagcAAGATGCGGCAGGAGAA gtttCTGACCGACCTGGAGTTGGCCTGTAAGACAAAAGCCTTTGACGTCCACAAGCTGGTCATctcctcagtcagtcagtactTCAGAGAGATTCTGGCCAAAGACCCGGGCATGAAGCGCCTGGAGCTGCCCTCGCTCTCACCTCTAG GCCTCGCCAACGTCATCACCTTCGCCTACCTGGGACGCGTCCACATGTCCCTCTACACCATCGGTTGCACCGCCTCTGCCGCCGCCACCCTGCAGATCCCTCAGCTGCTCAAGATGTGCATGGACTTCCTGCTGGCCGAGCTCAACGTGCAGACCTGCGTCTACATCTGGAACAGCGCTGCCGCCTACGGCCTGCTGCCCGTGTGCGACGCAGCCCGCCGCTTCGTCCTGGAGAACTTTGTGCAGTTCGCCGACACGCCGCTGTTCACCCAGCTGACCATGGAGCAGATCTCTGCCTTCCTGCAGGACGACACCCTGCTGTTGCCTTCAGAGGTCACCGCCTtccag CTGGCCATGAAGTGGCTCGACTTCGACGCCTCTCGCCAGGCTCACGCCGCAGAGCTCCTGTCGCTCATCCGCTTTGAGACGATCCCGGCCAGCGAGCTGGTGAGTCAGATCCAGCCGGTGCCCCGCATGATGATGGACCCGCAGTGCCACCGCCTCCTGGTGGACGCGATGAACTACCACCTGCTGCCCTACCAGCAGAACACGCTGCAGTCCCGCCGCACGCAGGTTCGCGCCAGCCAGCAGACTCTGCTCACCATCGGAGGTCGACCATCACTCACTGAGAGAGCTCTCAGCCGCGAG GTGCTGTGGAGGGACCCTCGTGAGGGAGGAGCCTCCTGGCGTCACCTGACCCAGCTGCCGGCCAAGAGTTTCAACCAGTGTGTGGCCGTGATGGACGGCTTCCTGTACGTGGCCGGAGGAGAGGACCAGAACGATGCCCGCAACCAGGCCAAGCACGCCGTCAGCACCCTCAGCAG ATACGACCCTCGCTTCAACACCTGGCTCCACCTGGCCAGCATGCGTCAGCGCCGCACCCACTTCTCCCTGGCAGCCAGCGGCGGCCGCCTCTTCGCCATTGGCGGACGCAACGTGGAGGGTCTGCTGGCCACCACCGAGAGCTACCTGCCCTCCTCCAACACCTGGCAGATGCGTGCGCCCATGGAGGTGCCCCGCTGCTGCCACTCCAGCGCCACCCTGCCCTCTGGAGACATCCTGGTGACCGGAGGGTACATCAACTGCGCCTACTCCCGCTCCGTGGCGTGCTACAAGGTGGAGACCGACACCTGGATCGAGTCCACCTCCCTGGATACACCTCGCGGATGGCATTGCTCCGCCACCCTCGGAGGGAAGGTGTATGTGGTTGGTGGAAGCCAGCTGGGGCCTAGAGGAGAGCGGGTGGACGTCCGCTCCGTGGAGGTCTTCTGTCCAGAGAGCGGCACGTGGAGCCGAGCCGCCCCTCTGCCGCTCGGCGTGAGCACCGCCGGTCTGTCCCCGCTGGGTGACAAGCTGTTCCTCCTGGGGGGCTGGAACGAGGCGGAGAAGCGCTACAAGGCAGCCGTCCAGAAGTACGACCCGGCCAAAGACAGCTGGTCCATGGCGGAGGATCTGCCCGAGCCCACGGTGGGAGTGTCCTGCTGCACGCTGACCCTACCGCCTCGCCACGCGCCGCGCCGGCAGCAGCACCGCAACACCCCCGCCCACGAGGACCAGCAGCAGAAGAACCGGAGCAGAGAGAGCAGTGCGGCCCCCTCACAAATCATCACGGCATAG